The genomic DNA CAGGCGGGCGCGCCGGCCGCAGAGCTGGTTGACCATGGTGGCGCGGACATCGCCACCTTTCTCCATATGGTGCATCAGCGGTCGCGACGCTGCCGTCAAAGCCGTTTCGGCCGCCGAAAAGAAGGCCGACAGGATCAAACAGACGGCAATGATGACGATGGTGGTGATCATGTCCCGCCTCCAGCAAGATAGTCGGCAAGCAGATCGCGTACCCGAGCCGGGTCCACGTCCTCGGCGATGAAGGACTTGCCGATGCCGCGGGCCAGGATGAAGGTCACGCGGCCGTCCTTGACCTTCTTGTCCGACTGCATGTGGGCCATCAGGCGTTCCGCCGTCCAGGACGCGTCCTGCAGTCCCTTCACGTCGACCGGCAACCCTACCCCGGACAAGTGGCGGCGTACCCGCCCGGCATCTTCCGGCGGGCAGAGACCCAGGCGAGCCGATAGATCGAAGGCCATGACCATGCCCAGCGCCACCGATTCCCCATGGAGCAGTCTTTCGCCATAGCCCGTCTCCGCCTCCAAGGCATGGCCGAAGGTGTGGCCCAGGTTGAGCAGGGCACGGACGCCCCCTTCCCGCTCGTCGGCGGCCACCACCTTGGCCTTGGCGGCGCAACTGGTCAGCACCGCCTTGCGGCAGACCGCCTTGTCCCCGGTGACCAGGGCGCCGACGTTGCCCTCCAGCCAAGCGAAAAAGGAAGGGTCGTCGATCAGGCCGTATTTGGCCACCTCGGCATAGCCGGCCAGCAGCTCGCGGCGCGGCAGCGTATCCAGCACGTCCATGTCGGCCAGCACAAGGCGCGGCTGGTGAAAGGCTCCGATCAGGTTCTTGCCGTGACGGCTATTGATTCCGGTCTTGCCCCCCACGGAACTGTCCACCTGGGCCAGCAGGGTAGTGGGCACCTGGACGAAGTCGACGCCCCGTAGCAGGATGGCGGCGGCGAAACCCGTGATGTCGCCGATCACGCCGCCCCCCAGGGCGATCAGGGTGGTGCGGCGCTCGACCCTGCGCTCCAGCAATCCCTCAACCAAGTAAGACAAGTGATTGAAATCTTTTGTCCCTTCTCCGGCCGGAAGAACCACGGCCGAATGGCGGACTCCGGCCTCGTCTAGGGACGCCTGCAATCGCTCCAGGTAGAGCGGCGCCACGTTCTCGTCGGTGACGATGGCCACATCGGGGCGGCGGACGACCGCCTTGATGCGTTCCCCTGCCCCGGCCAGCAGGTTCTCGCCCACCAGGATATCGTAGGCCCGGTCGCCCAGGGCGACTTGTAGGGTCGAGGCGGCGGTCATCGGCGGTTCTCCAAAGCGGTCAGGACTCGTTCCGCAGTCGTCTCGGGCGGTTCATCCAGGCTGTCGACGACAACGTCGGCCTCGGCATAGACTGGGTAGCGGATCTGCATCAGTTTCTCCAGGGTGGCACGGGGATCGCCGTTGTCCAGCAACGGGCGGTCGCGGCGGCCGTTGCTGGTGCGGTGGAACAGCAGGTCCAGTCCGGCACGCAGCCAGACCGAGATTCCTTGGTCGCGAATCAGGGCGCGCGTCTCGACGTCCATGAAGGCCCCGCCGCCGGTGGCCAGGACACAGGGGCCCGATTCGAGTAACCGGGCGATGACCTTGCGCTCGCCGCTACGGAAATCGGGTTCGCCGAAACGGGCGAAGATCTCGGGAATCGAGCAGCCGGCCGCCGCTACGATTTCCTCGTCGGCATCGATGAAGGGGATATCCAAGGCCTTGGCAAGCCGCCGCCCCACGCAGGTCTTGCCCGCCCCCATCAGGCCGATCAGCACGATCGGCTTGGCGGGACTGAAGGTGCTCTCCCGCTTCATGTCCGAGGCAGCCGCCGTTGAAAGCGTCCCCCGGAGCGAATAGACTGCCCGAAACTTGCCATGGGGCATAACTACCATAGTTCGCGCCGGGCAAACCAGACGCTCCGCGATGGCACGACAAGGGGAAAGCATGAAGAAAAGTTTCGTGTGGACGGTGCTGGTCCTGCTGGTCGCGATTGGCGGCGGCGTGGCTTTCCTGGCGGCCTGGGACATCCCAGCGCCCAAGACGACCGTCGAAAGGGTGATCCCCGATGAACGTTTTCCGCGCTAGCCTCTGCCTTGCCGCCGTGGCGTTCCTTGCCGCCGCGCCCGCCCTCGCCCAGACCCCGACACCCGTCGAAGCCACGCCTTCGGACGACTGGGCGCCGCGCGCCGTCAACCGTCCCTTCCAGTTGCAGCCGCCCGGTGAGGGCGGCGACCAAGTCCCGCCGCCGCCCGGCATGGGGGGGATGACGGGCGTGGAGCCCCGTGCCCCCAAGGGATTCCAGGTGGATGAACTCTCGGCGGTCAATCCCGATTCCGGTGGCGCCCTGTCGGCTGCCCAAGGCGGTTTCGGTCCCACCCTTTGGGAAGGAACCAAGCGTCCCTTCGTCGACGCCTTGTTGCCCGGCTTGCCTCTGCGCACCGGCTCCCCTGCCCTGCGTGACCCGATGCGCCGCCTGCTGCTATCGACGGCCCGCGCCCCCGAGGGG from Magnetospirillum sp. WYHS-4 includes the following:
- the aroB gene encoding 3-dehydroquinate synthase, encoding MTAASTLQVALGDRAYDILVGENLLAGAGERIKAVVRRPDVAIVTDENVAPLYLERLQASLDEAGVRHSAVVLPAGEGTKDFNHLSYLVEGLLERRVERRTTLIALGGGVIGDITGFAAAILLRGVDFVQVPTTLLAQVDSSVGGKTGINSRHGKNLIGAFHQPRLVLADMDVLDTLPRRELLAGYAEVAKYGLIDDPSFFAWLEGNVGALVTGDKAVCRKAVLTSCAAKAKVVAADEREGGVRALLNLGHTFGHALEAETGYGERLLHGESVALGMVMAFDLSARLGLCPPEDAGRVRRHLSGVGLPVDVKGLQDASWTAERLMAHMQSDKKVKDGRVTFILARGIGKSFIAEDVDPARVRDLLADYLAGGGT
- a CDS encoding shikimate kinase, translating into MKRESTFSPAKPIVLIGLMGAGKTCVGRRLAKALDIPFIDADEEIVAAAGCSIPEIFARFGEPDFRSGERKVIARLLESGPCVLATGGGAFMDVETRALIRDQGISVWLRAGLDLLFHRTSNGRRDRPLLDNGDPRATLEKLMQIRYPVYAEADVVVDSLDEPPETTAERVLTALENRR